In uncultured Fusobacterium sp., the genomic stretch CTGGAGGACATAGTGATACAGCTGCTGGATCTAAACTTTGTATCATTGTTTCTCAACTAGTTAACGCTAGAATATCTGTTGTAAAAGATAGAATCACTACTGTAACCACTCCAGGAGAAACAGTTGACGTATTAGTTACTGAAAGAGGTATTGCTATTAACCCATTAAGAAAAGATTTAATTGAGAAATTTAAAAACTCTAATTTACCAATCAAAACTATTGAAGAATTAAAAGAGATAGCTGAATCAATGACTGGTAAAGAAGAACCTATCAAATTTGAAGACAGAATTGTTGCTGTTGTTCAATATAGAGATGGTTCTGTTGTAGACGTTGTTAGACAAATAAAGAAATAACATTATAATATTTTGAACTTTTTTTCATTATTTTAAAATTTTATTGACAAACTCCTTAAAAGTAGTTAAAATACATTTCGTGCTTATTAATAACTACTTTTAAGGAGAAATTTATAATGAATCAAAACAATCACATCAAAATTGAAGTCGCTGATCCTTCTGCATTAGGATTACTTGGACTTGCAATTGTTACCTTTGTCGCTTCGGCAAACAAATTTGGAATAGTTAGTGGAGTATCATTAGTTGTTCCATGGGCAATATTTTTAGGAGCTTTTGTACAGCTTATAGCATGTTTAAATGACATTAAGCATGGAAATGTTTTTGGAACTACAGCTTTTGGGGGATATGCTTTTTTCTGGTTTGGAATGGCTATGAGTTGGATGATACAGCTTGGTGTTTTTGGTGAAGCTATGAAAATAGCTGCTGATCCTAAAGCTTATGGTTTTGTATTTTTAGGTTATCTAATTTTTACTTTCTATATGACTATAGGTGCAGTTGAAACTAATAAGACATTATTAATTATATTTATTTTTATTGATCTTTTATTTATTGGTTTAACTCTTTCTTCATTTGGAATAGCTTATCATTATACTCATATGTTAGCTGCTACATCAGAACTTTTAATAGCTTTATTCTCTTTTTATGGTTCTGCTGCAAATGTTTTAAATAAGACTTTTGGAAAAGAGTTTTTACCATTAGGAAAACCTTTAGGATTGTTTAAAGAAGTTCAAAACTCTCATAAAACTTTTGAAAAAGAAGCTCTTTCTGTAGAGAGTTTTAATAAATAAAACTTGACTTTTTTAATATTTAATGATACAATATTGTGTAAAATTAAAATGTAACCATCAA encodes the following:
- a CDS encoding acetate uptake transporter; amino-acid sequence: MNQNNHIKIEVADPSALGLLGLAIVTFVASANKFGIVSGVSLVVPWAIFLGAFVQLIACLNDIKHGNVFGTTAFGGYAFFWFGMAMSWMIQLGVFGEAMKIAADPKAYGFVFLGYLIFTFYMTIGAVETNKTLLIIFIFIDLLFIGLTLSSFGIAYHYTHMLAATSELLIALFSFYGSAANVLNKTFGKEFLPLGKPLGLFKEVQNSHKTFEKEALSVESFNK